In Zobellia roscoffensis, the following are encoded in one genomic region:
- a CDS encoding TonB-dependent receptor codes for MSIRIRKLLLFIVGITCFLISHDTIAQSGDKIDLSIFLQQLEQEFNIKFSYADNEIYDLEIHIPKKDLLVDILNDIKYQTQVEIEKLNERYYTLTKSNFVSICATVLDNFKMNTLYGASVKVLGTNISTILDDSGTFTLYNIPRNSSLQIKHLGYKTLFVSADDLIVKEPCSTLLLAQFYQQLDEVIVYEFLTKGLVKQLDGSLQMNSEEFGILPGLIEPDILQTVQALPGIESTDETVSNINIRGGSNDQNLILWDGIKMYQSGHFFGLISAFNPYLTDKVTLIKNGTASEYGDGVSGIIDMHTKDDIADTFFAGAGFNLIGGDVYGHLPVNEKLAVQFSARRSLTDLIDTPTYDKFFTRVFDDSQVAQEGNFYFYDFTGKLLYDINEKQKLRFSFININNLLDYTERNIGDDTEIQSALNQKNLSFGTSLKSDWTKKFNTFLNLYHTRYKLDARNISGNAEQILFQNNEVQETALKLNTNYVPNENLTWLNGYQFTDTGIANETSVTQPPFESNARNVIKSHALFSELTFTSTDKKVFARGGLRLNYLENPGTFKEYILEPRLSFNYAFTRHLKVQALGEFKSQATNQIIDLEQNFLGIEKRRWIVSDGDKLPITKSKQGSIGINYDHQNFYVGVEAFYKEVDGISTSTQGFQNQNQFNGEIGKYDVKGVEFLINKKTDNYSVWASYTYNFNTYNFSEVVPPDFPNNLDIRHAATFAGTYTLENFKFGIGLNYRTGKPYTEPDVEEPINSTFFPNRINYQEPNSSRLPEYLRTDVSAIYNFNITKKLKASAGVSVLNFTSRKNILNSYYQFNDEGQIEKVETFSLGLTPNMNFRVRF; via the coding sequence TTATTGTAGGTATTACGTGTTTCCTAATCTCACACGACACCATAGCTCAAAGTGGTGACAAGATTGATTTGTCAATTTTCTTACAGCAGTTAGAACAGGAATTCAATATAAAATTTTCTTATGCGGATAATGAAATTTATGACCTTGAAATCCATATTCCCAAGAAAGACTTATTAGTAGATATTCTTAATGATATTAAGTATCAAACGCAAGTTGAGATAGAAAAACTCAACGAACGTTATTATACGCTTACCAAAAGCAACTTCGTATCCATCTGCGCTACAGTTCTGGACAACTTTAAAATGAATACACTTTACGGTGCCAGCGTAAAGGTTCTTGGAACCAATATTTCTACAATTCTAGATGATAGCGGTACATTTACACTGTACAACATCCCTAGAAATTCCTCACTCCAAATTAAACACCTTGGTTATAAGACCTTATTTGTAAGTGCTGACGATTTAATAGTAAAAGAGCCCTGCAGTACACTCTTATTGGCTCAATTTTACCAGCAATTAGACGAAGTGATCGTTTATGAATTCTTAACAAAAGGACTCGTTAAACAACTAGATGGGAGCCTACAAATGAACAGTGAAGAATTTGGCATTCTACCGGGACTGATAGAACCGGACATTCTTCAAACCGTTCAGGCATTACCCGGAATTGAAAGTACGGACGAAACTGTATCCAACATTAATATTCGCGGGGGCAGCAATGACCAAAATCTGATCTTGTGGGATGGTATAAAAATGTACCAATCCGGACACTTTTTTGGATTGATTTCTGCTTTTAACCCCTACTTAACAGACAAGGTTACGCTCATAAAAAATGGAACTGCAAGCGAATATGGCGATGGGGTTAGCGGCATCATAGATATGCACACTAAAGATGACATAGCAGATACCTTTTTTGCCGGAGCAGGATTCAACCTTATTGGTGGCGATGTTTACGGACACCTTCCGGTAAATGAAAAGCTAGCGGTACAGTTTTCCGCCAGGCGCTCTCTTACGGACTTAATAGATACGCCAACCTACGATAAGTTCTTTACTCGTGTTTTTGACGATAGCCAAGTGGCACAAGAAGGTAATTTCTATTTCTACGATTTTACAGGGAAGCTACTATATGACATCAACGAAAAACAAAAACTTCGTTTTAGCTTTATCAACATTAATAATTTGCTGGATTATACAGAGCGAAATATAGGTGATGACACTGAAATTCAGAGTGCTTTAAACCAAAAAAACCTTTCTTTTGGAACAAGTTTAAAGAGTGATTGGACTAAAAAATTCAACACTTTTTTAAATCTTTACCACACACGCTACAAACTTGATGCTCGTAATATTTCCGGTAATGCAGAGCAGATTCTTTTTCAGAATAACGAGGTTCAAGAAACAGCCCTAAAACTAAACACCAATTATGTACCTAATGAAAATTTAACCTGGCTTAATGGCTATCAATTTACGGATACGGGTATTGCCAATGAAACATCGGTAACACAGCCTCCTTTTGAGAGCAACGCACGGAATGTAATTAAAAGTCACGCTCTTTTTTCAGAACTTACCTTTACTTCTACGGATAAAAAAGTATTTGCCAGAGGTGGGTTACGACTGAATTATTTGGAGAACCCGGGTACATTTAAAGAATACATTTTAGAACCTAGGCTAAGTTTTAATTATGCTTTTACCAGACACCTAAAAGTTCAGGCGTTAGGGGAATTTAAAAGTCAGGCCACCAATCAAATTATCGATTTAGAGCAAAATTTTTTAGGTATAGAAAAGAGAAGGTGGATTGTTTCCGATGGCGACAAATTGCCCATTACCAAAAGTAAACAGGGGTCCATAGGTATCAATTACGACCATCAAAATTTTTATGTTGGCGTCGAAGCCTTTTACAAAGAAGTAGACGGTATTAGTACTTCTACCCAAGGTTTTCAGAACCAAAATCAGTTTAACGGAGAAATAGGAAAGTATGATGTAAAGGGCGTTGAATTCCTAATCAATAAAAAAACAGATAACTACAGTGTATGGGCCAGCTACACCTACAATTTCAATACTTATAATTTTTCTGAAGTCGTTCCCCCAGATTTTCCGAATAATTTAGACATTAGACATGCGGCAACATTTGCCGGCACTTACACCTTAGAAAATTTTAAATTTGGTATCGGCTTAAATTATCGTACCGGTAAACCCTATACGGAACCTGATGTAGAAGAACCTATTAACTCTACTTTCTTCCCAAACAGAATTAATTACCAAGAACCCAATAGCAGCAGACTACCCGAATATTTACGTACTGATGTTTCCGCTATTTACAATTTTAATATCACCAAAAAACTTAAGGCTTCCGCAGGTGTTTCCGTTTTAAACTTTACAAGTCGAAAAAATATACTAAACTCTTATTATCAGTTTAATGACGAAGGTCAAATCGAAAAAGTAGAGACTTTTTCTCTAGGTCTCACTCCCAATATGAATTTTAGGGTTAGATTTTAA
- a CDS encoding serine/threonine dehydratase: MPTLEDIQKARKRIGGYVHKTPILTSSLLNDWLGHEIYFKAECLQKIGAFKARGACNTLAWLIENNDRPNHVIANSSGNHSQAVAWAAKQFNIPATIYMPAYSSKIKIQATQSYGAKVELCEDRNIADARVLAASKEEGVYWVPPFNHHQVIAGQGTAICEALEQVSDIDAVFAPCGGGGLLSGTVIATNAISPKTQVIGVEPLNANDAAESLRTNKIQRLTSTPDTLADGAMTMAVGDITFEYLKRLDAMYEVEESKLIYWTQWLTHLLKLHVEPTSAMAMEGVVQWLKHSTTKKRVIVLLSGGNIDHTNQNKIWNTNHLDSRPSIKP, from the coding sequence ATGCCCACACTAGAAGACATTCAAAAAGCTAGAAAACGTATTGGCGGTTATGTACATAAGACTCCTATTCTGACCTCATCACTTCTAAACGATTGGTTAGGTCACGAGATTTATTTCAAAGCGGAATGTCTTCAAAAAATAGGTGCTTTTAAAGCAAGAGGCGCATGCAATACATTGGCCTGGCTCATAGAAAATAATGACCGCCCTAATCATGTAATTGCCAATAGCTCAGGAAACCACTCACAAGCCGTGGCGTGGGCTGCCAAGCAATTCAATATTCCGGCTACTATTTACATGCCTGCTTATTCGTCTAAAATAAAAATTCAAGCTACCCAATCTTATGGTGCTAAAGTAGAGCTTTGTGAAGACCGAAATATTGCTGATGCACGGGTTCTTGCAGCGTCTAAAGAAGAAGGAGTTTATTGGGTACCACCATTCAATCATCATCAAGTTATTGCCGGACAAGGTACTGCAATCTGTGAAGCATTAGAGCAAGTATCTGACATAGACGCTGTATTTGCCCCTTGTGGTGGTGGTGGATTGTTATCGGGTACGGTTATCGCTACCAATGCAATATCACCCAAAACTCAAGTTATCGGTGTTGAACCTTTGAATGCCAACGACGCGGCAGAATCATTGCGAACAAACAAAATTCAAAGGTTAACCTCAACTCCAGATACGCTAGCAGATGGCGCTATGACTATGGCTGTTGGCGATATAACTTTTGAATATTTGAAAAGACTAGATGCCATGTACGAGGTTGAGGAATCAAAATTAATTTATTGGACACAGTGGCTCACGCATTTATTAAAATTACATGTTGAACCCACCAGTGCAATGGCTATGGAAGGTGTTGTACAATGGTTAAAACATAGTACTACCAAAAAACGAGTTATAGTACTATTATCTGGAGGGAACATCGATCATACCAATCAAAATAAAATTTGGAATACGAATCACTTAGATTCCAGACCAAGTATTAAACCATAA